The sequence TTTGAGGCTGTTCCACGTCGGAAAGTCTTATCCGACTGGCCCACGATCGTTTTGGGGACAACGTCGACCTCACCCCGCCCTCAAATCAGTCAACCTGTCGATCAAGCTGGGCGAGTGTGTGGCGCTGGTGGGCGAGAGTGGGGCCGGCAAGACGACCCTTCTAAGGATCGCCGCCGGGCTCGTGGTTCCCGAGAGCGGCACCGTCACACGGTTCGACAAGCTTCCTCCGCAAGTCGTGTTTCAAGATCCGGTGGCGGCGCTAACGCCGTGGCTCACGATTGGCGAGCAGATTGGCGAGCGTCTGCGGGCCGTTTCGCTCGAGAGTGACTACGGTCGCCGTCGCGTCGGCGAGGCAATGAAGCTGGTGGGCCTCGATCCGATCCTGATGGACGCGCTACCGGCCGAGATGTCGGTCGGTCAGTGCCAGCGCGCTGTTTTGGCTCGCGCTGTTATCGTCCCTCCAGGGCTCCTGCTCTGCGATGAGCCGATCAGCGCCATGGATGTGTCGCTGGCGGCCACCACCTTGAACCTTCTCAGCGACCTTCGGCGGCGGCTCGACATGGCGATGCTATTCGTGACCCACGACCTGGCCGCCGCCAGGATCATCGCCGATCGTGTCGCGGTGCTGAAGGACGGCGAGCTGGTCGAGGTTGCCGATCCGGATGCCATCATCGCAGCACCACAATCCGCCTACACGCGGTCTCTCATCGCGGCCATGCCGAGCCTGCAGGCCGGAGACAGACGATGATCGAAAGGCGGAGCACCGATACGATGCCTGCGCGGCCCCGGTTCAACTGGCGGGATTTCTTCCGGCGAGCCGGTTGGCTTGGAAGCGTTGGCATTATCGGCGTACCTGCCGTGACCGTTGCGGCCGTGCTGGCGCCCTGGATAACTCCATTCGACCCGCAACTGCGTGTCGCGGTAGCCTATCTGCCGCCATCGGCTGGACATTGGTTCGGCACCGACGAGATCGGCCGCGACCTGTTCTCGCGGGTTATCCTCGGCGTTCAATACACGTGGCTGCCAGGACTTTCCGTTATCGCGTTCACTCTCACTGTGGGGTCCCTGGTCGGAATGATTTCGGGACTGATGGGCGACAAGGTTGATCTAGTCGTCATGCGGCTCGGCGACCTGTTCCTCGTGCTGCCATCGACACTCATCTCACTCGCTGTGGTGGCCACGCTCGGACCCGGGCTCGTCAACACGATGATCGCGATCGCCATTGTCTGGTGGCCTTGGTACGCGCGCATATCTCGTGATGAAATTCGGCGCCTCAAGGCCCGGCCACATTTCGAGGCGGCACGTATCGGGGGGGTCGGCGGGCAGCGCCTCCTTTGGCGCTATTTGCTGCCAGGGGTGGTCCCGGCGCTGCTCATCGCGGCCTCGCTGGATGTCGCCAACGTTATCATGACGTTGTCGCTGATGTCGTTCCTTGGTCTTGGATTGCCTGCACCGGCGCCCGAACTGGGAGCGATGACATCGCGCACTCTCGACAGTCTTACCGTCCATTGGTGGCTGCCGATGCTGCCTGCGGCGATCATATTTCTCCTCTGCCTCCTCGCCAACCTTGCGGGCGACGGCGTTCGCGCCGCGCTGAGGGGGGTGTAAATGTTGTCTTATCTCGCCAAGAGCGTTGCCGGCGCTATCGCCGTTCTCCTGTTGATGAGCTTCATCGTCTTCGGTCTCCAGAGCATTATCCCCGCCGATCCCGCGCGTGCCGTAGCCGGGCCGAACGCCCCGCTGGAGACGGTCGAAGCGATGCGCGAGCACCTCGGACTGGACGACCCGGCTGTCGTTCAGTACGGGCGCTTTCTATGGCGCCTTGCGCACGGCGACCTGGGGACGTCGGTGAGAACGCGGCAAGCGGTGTCCGACGACATACGGCAATTTCTTCCCGCTTCGCTCGAGCTTGTACTCGCGTCGATCTTTTTGGGAATGGCGCTGGCAATCATCATGGCGACGCTTCAGTTTCTGATTCCGGGATCGGGCGGCATAAGACTGGCCATGGTGGGGCTAGGATCCACGCCGGTATTTCTGTCGGCCTTGCTTCTGGCATATTTTTTCTGGTTTCGGCTCGAATGGCTCCCCGGAGCCGGTCGGCTTGCCTACCCAGACTTCGCAGGCCCGACGGGGCTCAACATCATCG comes from Mesorhizobium japonicum MAFF 303099 and encodes:
- a CDS encoding ABC transporter permease gives rise to the protein MLSYLAKSVAGAIAVLLLMSFIVFGLQSIIPADPARAVAGPNAPLETVEAMREHLGLDDPAVVQYGRFLWRLAHGDLGTSVRTRQAVSDDIRQFLPASLELVLASIFLGMALAIIMATLQFLIPGSGGIRLAMVGLGSTPVFLSALLLAYFFWFRLEWLPGAGRLAYPDFAGPTGLNIIDGLLLGRPDVIGDALLHLILPALALALPIGIAVGRSLNGALHDVMNQAFVRTARGKGLSETTVLLRHGLRNAATAPLSMLGLQIRLLFGNLLVVERIFGWPGLGLYTVQAFASADLPAVLGVAIVFGILYILANALIEIGQSLADRRISL
- a CDS encoding ABC transporter permease — encoded protein: MIERRSTDTMPARPRFNWRDFFRRAGWLGSVGIIGVPAVTVAAVLAPWITPFDPQLRVAVAYLPPSAGHWFGTDEIGRDLFSRVILGVQYTWLPGLSVIAFTLTVGSLVGMISGLMGDKVDLVVMRLGDLFLVLPSTLISLAVVATLGPGLVNTMIAIAIVWWPWYARISRDEIRRLKARPHFEAARIGGVGGQRLLWRYLLPGVVPALLIAASLDVANVIMTLSLMSFLGLGLPAPAPELGAMTSRTLDSLTVHWWLPMLPAAIIFLLCLLANLAGDGVRAALRGV